Proteins encoded by one window of Candidatus Methylomirabilota bacterium:
- a CDS encoding glycosyltransferase family 39 protein: MALAIGVYLIQKLLLYTLDMNWEEGRDAQAYLRVMQGKMPYRDFRWNYGPLSPYVFAGAFSLFGPSLAVLRLTAIAAGALGVGAAYFVSRRMMPAGWAFIAAVFSMLLFHTPTHTYNHIFATVGALLSMLLVLKCVEENRSISAAWAGSVIGVSILTKPLPMGGANFVAASVALAFRSRRVPRDLSALAWGTGAVVLPVAAALLAVVPVRNLEPALFGSASQVFGPWRYPNPLPFVREAFLEAWRHSPWAFYDAVLALFNAVVSWLPVVTPLLACACLVRATARETERSGVIALSVLAPLLFVQPLLQGGSGATGYLGDGYTHAPAWILAAYLGSRLVASLRAHGTVARVAASGLVGGLVLAAWVIPYFPQYLNVMRELPDDHPLAMRALPLSVPRAAGIRIGAKLLVEDVVGFIQAHVDPSEPIVFMHYNPMFLFLSERESLFPEDDYIFIRAGASAVVPWPGPSPAAAELIIERLRDRRPRFIFVQSMDYSPSRAGQSEVWRYIERAYVPIKTFGASDFTEEMDLRRPSVRVYALKEPPGQ, encoded by the coding sequence GTGGCGCTCGCGATCGGCGTGTACCTGATCCAGAAACTCCTCCTCTACACCCTCGACATGAATTGGGAGGAAGGTCGGGACGCTCAGGCCTATCTTCGCGTGATGCAAGGAAAGATGCCTTATCGCGACTTCCGCTGGAATTATGGCCCACTGAGCCCGTACGTCTTTGCCGGCGCCTTTTCGCTGTTTGGACCCAGCCTGGCCGTTCTTCGGCTCACGGCGATTGCCGCCGGAGCGCTGGGCGTGGGGGCCGCCTACTTCGTTTCGCGGCGGATGATGCCCGCCGGGTGGGCCTTCATCGCGGCCGTCTTCTCGATGCTCCTGTTCCATACGCCCACCCACACGTATAACCATATCTTCGCGACAGTCGGGGCGTTACTCTCGATGCTGCTGGTTCTCAAGTGTGTGGAAGAGAACCGGTCGATCTCTGCCGCGTGGGCCGGCTCCGTGATCGGGGTGTCCATCCTGACGAAGCCGCTTCCGATGGGCGGGGCGAACTTCGTCGCCGCCAGCGTGGCTCTCGCGTTCCGATCCCGGCGCGTCCCGCGGGACCTGAGCGCCCTGGCGTGGGGAACGGGCGCCGTCGTCCTGCCCGTCGCGGCCGCCCTCCTCGCCGTGGTCCCCGTGCGCAACCTGGAACCCGCCCTCTTCGGATCGGCCAGCCAAGTGTTCGGTCCCTGGCGATACCCGAATCCCCTGCCGTTCGTGCGCGAGGCTTTCCTCGAGGCGTGGCGCCACTCCCCATGGGCTTTCTACGACGCGGTGCTGGCTCTGTTCAACGCGGTGGTGTCGTGGTTGCCGGTCGTGACGCCGCTGCTCGCCTGCGCCTGCCTGGTGAGGGCCACCGCACGCGAGACGGAGCGGAGCGGAGTGATCGCGCTCAGCGTGCTGGCGCCCTTGCTCTTCGTCCAACCGCTCCTGCAGGGAGGATCGGGCGCGACCGGATACCTGGGGGACGGCTACACGCACGCGCCAGCGTGGATCCTCGCCGCGTACCTCGGGTCGCGGCTGGTCGCCAGCCTGCGAGCTCACGGGACTGTCGCGCGGGTGGCGGCCTCCGGCCTGGTCGGCGGGCTCGTGCTGGCTGCCTGGGTGATTCCCTATTTCCCGCAGTATCTCAACGTCATGCGGGAGCTGCCGGACGATCACCCGCTGGCCATGAGAGCCTTGCCCCTCTCGGTGCCGCGAGCCGCCGGCATTCGGATCGGCGCCAAACTGCTCGTCGAGGACGTCGTGGGATTCATCCAGGCGCACGTCGACCCCTCGGAGCCGATCGTGTTCATGCACTACAATCCGATGTTTCTCTTCCTCTCCGAGCGCGAGAGCCTGTTCCCGGAAGACGACTACATCTTCATCCGGGCCGGAGCGTCCGCGGTGGTGCCCTGGCCGGGACCGTCGCCGGCGGCTGCGGAGCTGATCATCGAGCGGCTGCGTGACCGCCGACCGCGCTTCATCTTCGTCCAGTCGATGGACTACTCGCCATCACGGGCAGGGCAGAGTGAGGTCTGGCGATACATCGAGCGGGCGTATGTCCCGATCAAGACGTTCGGAGCCAGCGACTTCACGGAGGAGATGGACCTGCGGCGGCCGAGTGTGCGGGTGTACGCCCTGAAGGAGCCACCCGGCCAGTGA
- a CDS encoding glycosyltransferase family 39 protein — MDRGSVRRLARPGSWDTGLLTGVLFAVVVLAETVLHLGLNSPYTYGNLRAYGHIGSDYVRDLEGYLVNRDSFDQAGLAIFLASGVQSSWLMVSRVFYSHLVSLLYPWMGVYEAALLVNVALWEVASLAVWRLALLVGMGRAGAFLAGLLTATSVGFITVAGQVISYQGAYCAIALTVYFCARAVYRPGEGPRNPVLAGIVAGAGFLTYELVNLLAFAAVLFLLHRRVRHLLVFLSLALAPALLLHLLSMAVGLRVFHYDLLAELLAGLGHGWTTPLGRLTGYGASLVLGLLQAFVFLTPLLALVGWWSDRDSSRRVFFALLVLVLAVPVALGSNPWPRNYFHAFPGIYILAVAGLFHLGDLIGRLGPRASLARALAIGTGAALALISSHLTVYRYYYYG, encoded by the coding sequence ATGGATCGCGGGTCTGTCCGTCGGCTGGCTCGTCCCGGGAGCTGGGACACCGGGCTTCTCACGGGTGTCCTCTTCGCCGTGGTGGTGCTGGCCGAGACCGTCCTCCACCTCGGGCTCAATTCGCCGTACACCTACGGGAACCTGCGCGCCTACGGACACATCGGGAGCGACTACGTCAGGGATCTCGAGGGCTACCTCGTCAACCGCGACTCCTTCGACCAGGCCGGGCTGGCCATCTTCCTGGCCTCCGGCGTCCAGAGCTCCTGGCTCATGGTGAGCCGGGTCTTCTATTCCCATCTCGTGTCCCTGCTCTATCCGTGGATGGGCGTCTACGAGGCGGCGCTCCTCGTCAACGTCGCCCTCTGGGAGGTGGCGAGTCTCGCCGTGTGGAGGCTCGCCCTCCTGGTCGGGATGGGGCGGGCCGGCGCGTTCCTGGCGGGACTGCTGACGGCCACCTCGGTCGGGTTCATCACGGTGGCCGGTCAGGTCATCTCCTACCAGGGCGCGTACTGCGCGATCGCCCTGACCGTCTACTTCTGCGCCCGGGCCGTGTATCGCCCCGGCGAAGGCCCCCGGAACCCCGTCCTGGCCGGGATCGTCGCCGGCGCCGGCTTCCTGACTTACGAGCTCGTGAACCTCCTGGCGTTCGCCGCCGTCCTCTTCCTGCTCCACCGGCGGGTCCGGCACCTGCTGGTCTTCCTGAGCCTGGCCCTCGCGCCCGCCCTGCTCCTCCACCTCCTCAGCATGGCCGTCGGCCTCCGCGTCTTCCACTACGATCTCCTGGCCGAGCTCCTGGCCGGACTGGGCCACGGCTGGACGACCCCCCTCGGCCGTCTGACGGGCTACGGCGCGTCCCTGGTCCTCGGGCTCCTCCAGGCGTTCGTGTTTCTCACGCCGCTGCTGGCCCTGGTCGGATGGTGGAGCGACCGGGACTCCTCGCGCCGCGTCTTCTTCGCGCTGCTGGTGCTCGTCCTGGCCGTCCCGGTGGCGCTCGGCTCCAATCCGTGGCCGAGGAATTACTTCCACGCCTTCCCCGGGATCTACATCCTGGCGGTGGCCGGGCTCTTCCACCTGGGCGACCTCATCGGCCGGCTCGGCCCCCGCGCCTCGCTGGCCCGAGCCCTGGCCATCGGCACCGGCGCCGCGCTCGCGCTGATCTCCTCCCACCTCACCGTCTACCGGTACTACTACTACGGATGA
- a CDS encoding glycosyltransferase family 2 protein, whose translation MKLSVIIPVYNEESTIRHVLERVRAVDVGMPMELIVVDDGSTDRTAETLRSEATNVSIVHFSRVNSGKGTAIRVGLTYASGDVVIIQDADLELDPQDFRQVLKPIVDGKAEIVYGSRFLTPAPGISLKTRVANRLLTALTNLLYRSRLTDMETAYKAFRRSVLDDIRLSCRRFDFEPEVTAKLLRRGHTIAEVPISYRPRSSAEGKKIRFSDGLVAIWTLLKYRIAG comes from the coding sequence ATGAAGCTGTCGGTCATCATCCCGGTCTACAACGAGGAATCGACCATCCGCCACGTGCTCGAGCGCGTGCGGGCGGTCGACGTCGGCATGCCGATGGAGCTGATCGTCGTGGACGACGGATCGACCGATCGGACCGCGGAGACCCTCCGCTCCGAGGCCACGAACGTCTCCATCGTGCACTTCTCGCGGGTCAACTCCGGCAAGGGGACGGCCATCCGCGTCGGACTGACCTACGCCTCCGGGGACGTCGTCATCATCCAGGATGCCGACCTGGAGCTGGACCCCCAGGACTTCCGGCAGGTCCTGAAGCCGATCGTCGACGGGAAGGCCGAGATCGTCTACGGGTCCCGCTTCCTGACGCCGGCGCCCGGCATCTCGCTCAAGACGCGGGTGGCCAACCGGCTGCTGACCGCCCTGACCAATCTCCTGTACCGGTCGCGGCTCACCGACATGGAGACCGCCTACAAGGCCTTCCGGCGATCGGTCCTCGACGACATCCGCCTCAGCTGCCGGCGCTTCGACTTCGAGCCGGAGGTCACCGCCAAGCTCCTTCGCCGGGGCCACACGATCGCGGAGGTCCCGATCAGCTACCGCCCGCGCTCCAGCGCCGAAGGGAAGAAGATCCGGTTCTCCGACGGACTGGTGGCGATCTGGACGCTCCTCAAGTACCGGATCGCGGGGTGA